ACCGACACCAGACCCAGGACGACCTGGCCGATCCTCTTCATCCGAGCCGCCTCGGATCAGACAGATATGACAGAAGATCCCCGGCCAATCTCAGGCCGAGCGCGCCCACGGGTCCGGTCGGGTTATAGCCTGAATTCTGCGGGAACACGCTCGCCCCCGAGATGAACAGGTTCTCCACATCCCAGCTCTGGAGATGAGGCGAGACGACGGAAGAGTTGGGATCGGCACCCATGATCGTGCCGCCCGTGTTGTGCGTCGACTGATACTGGCGGGTATCGTAGGGGCTTTTGCGGACACCCGGCTTGCTGACGATTTTCGCGCCGGCTGCGGCGGCAATCTCTTCCATCCTGCCATTGGCGAACCGGCACATAAGGGCATCGTTTTCGTCGAAATCGAAGGTGATCCGCAGAAGCGGCCGGCCCCATTGATCTTTGTAATCAGGGTCCAGATCCATGTAATTCCGGGCGTTGGCGTAGTTCGAGCCGTGCAGCGAAATGCTCATGGATCGCAGATACCAGTCGGCATTCGCCTTCTTCCACGCCGATCCCCAGCGGGGCGTGCCGGGCGGCAGGCGTCTCGTATCGATCGGGCGGCCATTCGTCTGGGTTGCGGAGATGTATCCGCCGCCATGGAACCCCAGGCCGGTGTGATCGAAATTGTCGTTGTTGAAGTCGTCGATGACGAAACCCAGCGCCCCGGCCCCCATGAAGGGGTTTATGTATCTGTCCGGGAAGAACATGTTCAGGCCGGATGTCACCTGATAACAATAATTCTTCCCGACCGTACCGGTGCGGGTGACCGGATCATAGGGCGTGCCGATCTTCGACAGAAGAAGCAGGCGGACATTGCTCAGCGTGTAGCTGCACAGAACGAAGAGCGAGCCGGGCTGGATGAATTCCTGCCCCGTCGCCACGTCGACATAGCTCACGCTCTCAAGGCGTGTCCCATCGGCGGTCGTGTTGAGACGGATGACCTCCGCACCGGCGCGCAGCTCGAAATTCGGGCGGGATCGGACGAGCGGAAAGAGCAGAGAGGCCGGCGTGGCCTTCGCGTTCGCTTCGCAGGTGAAGCGTTCGCAATGGCCGCAATACTGGCATTGCCCCAGCTGCATCCCGTCCGGGTTCCGGTATGGCTGGCTGGCATTGGCAGCCGGCAGTGGAAACGCCTCATAGCCCAGCTGTCCGGTCGCGTCCTTGAAGATCTGCGAGGCCTCCGACATCTCCAGCGGGGGAAGCGGATATTCCGTGGCGCGCCAGGGTTCGAAGGGATTGCCGCCCGCCTGCCTGACGCCCTTCAGATTGCCCGCCTTGCCGGCAATGCCGAAAAGCGCTTCGAATTCCTCGTAATAGGGCTGGAGATCGCGGTAGGTGAGCCCCCAATCCTGGATCGTCATCCCGTCCGGAATGGATTTTGCGCCATAGCGCTCCGTCAGATGCTGTCTCAGGACATAATCGGACTCGGAAAAGCGCCAGGTCTGCCCGTTCCAGTGCTGCGCGGCCCCGCCCACGCCGAAGCCGGGCAGGAAGGACAGCAACTGCCGCATCGGCAGCGCCTCCTCGTCCGGGCTGTGGCGCAGGGTATAGGTCTCGACGTTTTCGCGGCGGGTCATGCCGCGATAGGTCGACCAGCGCAGCTCGTCCCGCTGATGCGGCAGCTCTCCGACCGCCGATCCCGACCAGTCCGGGCCGCGCTCCAGGACGAGCACCTCTCGACCGGCCGGCACCAGCCTGCGGGCAACCAGACCCGCCGTCAGGCCGCCGCCGATCACCACGATCTCTTTTTCAGGCAGTCGCGTCGCCATTGCTGCCTCGCTGAAGCCATTTCGGGGGGCTCGGGCGCCTGAACGGCGCTCATGGTCTCAGGAGAAATCCTGAATCGACATGGGCGTGTCCGATGCCGGATGCCGTCGGCCGCGCCAGGTCACCATGTCGGTGGTGTAGGTGGCCGGCAGGCCGGGATAGCCGATCATCCGCCAGGCCTGTTTGTCGCGGTTTCCGCCATAGATCGGGTCGGCGAAGGCGCCGCGAACGAACAGCGGGTAGAACAGCTCGTTGAACCACGCCTTCAGATCGAAAGCGCCGGGCTCGGGCGGCGTCTCGGATATGTCGTGGAGAAGCGCCTCCAGTTGATCCGCCGTCAGGCGATCCGGGGGCGCGGCATGGCGCCGGTCGGATATCTCCGCAAGATGACGCAACCCGGTCTTGAGACAGGCTTCGGGCGTGCAGGCAAGCTGATAGCCGTGTTCCGGTTTGCCCTGCCTGAACGGGCCGCTCAGATACAGGCGATCGCCCTGGCCATAGGCGCCGGCCAGCTGGCGATCGATGAAGATCGCGATGCCCAGGGCGACGCCATCCGGCGACAGATCATCGGCCGGCCACATATGGGCGACCAGCGCTTCCACGATCGCGGCCTCTTCGATGCCGAGGCTCTGATATCCGGCGACGGCGTCGGGCTGTGCAGCCTGTCCGGACGCCGTTGCCGGGGGGCTGGCTTCTTCGGCGCCGGCCTGTCGGACAAGGACGGCGCCCGGCGCTGCTGCAACCACACCTGCGCCCACACCAAGCGCGCCGGCGCCGGTCAGCAGTGATCTCCGGCTGAGGCCTTGCGGTTCATCTGGCAACATCGCCCACCTCCAATCCCTCAATGGTTGAATCGTATTAGAATAGTAGACATATGTCTACTGATTCGTCGGGTCGGGAGGGCCGGCGGATTTTTGGTAGAGTTGCGAGACGGTTCCGGCATGCAGAGGCGCAGGCGGCGCAGCGGAGAGGCGATGGCACAGCAATCGGCTGAAGATATTGGTAAGAATCTGAGGGCAATCCGTCAGCTGCGCGGGCTGTCGATGTCGGCGCTCGCAGCCGCATCCTCGGTCAGCAAGGCGATGATTTCGAAGATCGAGCGCGGTGACGGCGGTGTTTCGGCCACGACGCTCGGCAAGCTTGCCGAAGCCCTGGAGGTGGGAATTTCAGACCTGCTGAGCAAAGACGACATAAACAGCATCATATACCTGCCCGCCGATGCGCAGCCTGTCCTTCACGACAGCGCACGTGGCTTCGTCCGCCGCGCTCTTTCGCCCATTTTTCCAGGGCGTGGGGTCGACGTCGTCCATAATGAACTCGGGCCCGGCGGGCGCACGGGCCCTTTTTCTCCGCACAAGAAGGGCATTCACGAATACATCTTCGTTCTGGCGGGCCAATTGAGCGTCCACTTGAACGATCGGAAAATCATCATGAAAACAGGCGATAGTCTTTTCTTCGATGCCGATTGCACCCATGAAATGGTCAACGACACGACGGAAGCGGTCTTGTGGCTTCTCGTGATCGATGGCACGAAATACGTCAAGTCGATCACCTGACCGGCCAAAGATGCCGCGCCGGCGAGGCGGGAACAGGTCCCGATCAGCTGAAATCGCCTGATCGGGACCTGAGCCGCTGCGCTGCGTTCAGGCGGCGCGGCTGACCTCCGGCCGCTGATACCGGGTTGCGGCAGAGGCGAGCAGTGCTGCGATGATGGTTTCAGGGCTGGTCGACAGATAGGTCAGGCCGGCCGGGGCGAGGAACCGCGCCAGCCACTGGACGGAGTGCCAGTCGGTGGTCAACTCGCCCGCAAGCCCCCAGATGAACTGCTGGTCCATCTCCAGGGCAAGGCGGGTGGAGCGCTGCAGTGCTTCATGCATCGCCCGCCCCACCACCGACACCTGGACATGGGTGAACGGGCTGGATGCAAAAAAACCCTGTTCGACATAGCCGGGGATCAGATGGCGCGGCGCATCACTGCGGTTCATGTTGAGGCAGGCGGTCGTGAAGTCGTTCGACCCGATCAGGCCGCCGACCATCCCCAGCTCGTGGCCGCGTTGCCGGAGGATGCTTTCCAGGCAGATGAAGGCGCCACCGGTCTCCAGCATGGTCGCCGCACCTTCGATCGGGGCGGCCTTCACGCTTCCGAAGATCGAAGATGCGACCTCTTCGAGCGTCATGATGAAGCGGGATGCCTCGTCGGGAAGCGTGAGCGTGGCGAGGAGGAACCGGACCTTCACCCCCGCACCGTCGGCATTTGCGCGGGCCAGCGCACCCAGCACGGTCCGCAGCCACAGACGCGCCAGATCCGGACGGATCGAGAACAGGCGGATGCCGCGGCATCCGTGATAGACCTCCCGCTCTCCGCTCAGCCGGCGAAAGGCGCTTTGCGTCTTGGCAGGGTCGAGGCCGTGCCGCGCCGCAAAATCCGCAATGTCGAAATTGTCGGGCAGGAACTTGCTGAACGGCATGCAAAGGGTTCTGACGACGCAGATCCCGCCCGGTCGGGCGGAGAAGATCGAGTAGTAGCGGTCCCCGTGCCGGCGCTCGTACTGGCGGACGATGCGATCGTAATGCTCTTTCGTCGTGCAGTCGTCGCCCAGGAACAGAATGCGCAGGATGTCGATATCCGACGGATCGATCCACATCCTTTCGTCACGCAGCAGGCCGACCCCCAGTGCTGCCTCGTTGCAATCGATCGACAGGCCCGTCCCGTCGAAGGTCAGCGTCGAGGCGAGCAGCCGGGCCCGGACCACGCAGGCGGTTTTGTGAACGTTCACATAGACCCGCAAAGGCGACTGGGCATGACAGAAGCCGATGAGCGACTGGAAGCCTCTGAACTCATCCGACGCGACGATCTCCCGGATCTCCTCGCGATGGGCGGCAAAGAACGCCGTGTCGGAGAGGCGTTCCCAGGCAGAGGCCGGCCCGAATTCGGTCTCGGCCGCCAGGTAGGCGTCGGTCAGCAGGTTGTAGAGGGTATCGATCCGGGACGGTGCGACCACACGTGCGCCCGCGAAGACCAGACCCCGTGATCCCGACATCGCCACCATGTCGCCTTCGTGGATCCGGGCTTCGCGGCCGTCGATATCGACCGTCGAGATCCAGCGCTTTCTGGTTCTGACGATGCGGGAGCCGCCACTCTTCGTCTGGAAATGAAGGTCAACGGGCTCATCGCTTTCGTGATAGTCGATATTCGCGGCGATGATCGTCGACTTTCCCTCCGACACCGATTGCACCGGAGAGAATGTGGTCTTGCCCGGATGGCTGGTGAAAAAGCCCGCGGCGCCCTTGATCGCCGCGAAATCGTCGATGTCCCCTTCGGCGACCGAGTAGATGTAATCGGGCGCGTCGGCGCTGTCGCCGGGACCTTCGGACATCTGCTGTGCGGTGCTCCGGTGGAGCACCAGATACCCCGAATGATCGCCATCATGGATGGCCTCGCCCGAGGCGAAGGGCGTGTACTCCTCGTCGGCAAAGCGCGGGAAGATGACGCCTTCAAGATCGGCGGCGCGGATACCGGACAGGATGTCTTCCGGTCTCCGGGCACGGGTACTTATTCCAGCCAGTAATTCCTTGAAATCAATTTTGCTCAGCGTCGCCATGACGACCTCGATCAGCCTGTTGACGGATTTTGTACAGAGCAAGGTGCATGCCCGAGGTTCGCGCCATGTCTCCACGCACGGTTCTTAAACCCCTGCATAAAGCCCTTTCAGGTAGATAAACACACGCCTTATGATTGTACATAATAGTAGACGATAGTCTACGGAGAGATTTGGCGGGAGGGCAGCCGCACAGCCGATCCCGACGGCGGCGCCCGGTCGGCTGCCGCTGGTGATCGGCCGCGATTCCAAGGATTTGCCGCCTCTCCGGCAAGCACCGCAGGGCGCCGGCCGCCCCCGTCTGTCAGGACGGGCATATCAGGATGGGCGGTGGCGATGATGGTGGCGGCGGGTGCGGCTTTCGCGGGCCAGGCGGCTGGCGGCGCGGGCCTCGATGCGGCGGATCAGGGTTTCCAGATCCTCGCGGCTGATGTCGACCGCGGTGCCCATGTCGTCGACCGCGCCGGCTATGTCTTCCGAGGTGAAACGGCGGGCGCCGACCGGCTGGCTGGCCGGCTGCGTGGCGCGAAGCGGCCAGTGCTGGCCCGACAGGCGATGAAACAGGAAGCCGGTCGCCACCAGGATCAGCGCATTCAGCCCCAGCGGCACGAAGGCATAGGCGAAGCCGGTTTCGGTGATGGTGGGGCCGCCCAGCACGGCCGACAGGGCGACCGCGCCGCCCGGCGGGTGCAGGCAGCGCAGCACCGACATCATGCCGATCGCAGCGGCGACCGCGAGCCCGGCAGCGAGTGTCGCATCCGGCACCAGCCGGGCGGTGGCGATGCCGACCAGGGCCGAGATCACCGTGCCGCCGACGATCGGCCAGGGCTGTGCCATCGGGCTGGACGGCAGCACGAAGAGCAGCACCGCCGAGGCGCCGGTCGGGGCGACCAGCACCGGCAGATGCCAGCCCGGCCCCAGGATCCAATGGGCGACCAGGCTGGTGACGGCAACCGCCGTCAGCGCGCCCATGGCGCCGATCGCCCGCGCGCGGACGGTCGCACCGGGCAGGATGGGGGTGAAGATCCGCGCGGCCAGGCGCCGGCGCGCCTTCAGGCGGCGCTTCAGGCCACGGCTGCGGCGGGATGATGACGACATGCGGGGGGATGCGGTCATCAGGCCACCCCGGCCAGCAGGGCGGCCAGCGTTTCGAAGCCGGCGCTGCGATAGTCGCGACGCGCGACCAGCACCGTCTCCACCGGCCCCAGGCTCTGGATCCGCACGCCCTCTGGCGCCTTCAGCAGATCGAAGACCGACCGCGGCATCACGCCCGACGCGGTGCCGGCCGCCACGCAGGCCATGACCGCGTGATAGGAATTCAGCTGCTGCACCCGCACCACCCGGCCCCGGGCGGCCGCCGGACGGACCAGCAGGCTTTCGGCGATCCGGCGATAGGTGCAGCCGGGCTCCAGCACCGCGAGCGCGGCGGGCGGCCGGTCGTCGTCTGCGCCGCCAGGTCCCACCACCAGCAGCTCTTCGGTCACCACCGCGCGTTCGGCCAGCTCCGGATGGGGCAGGGGGTCGTCGGTCGCCAGCTGCAGCGGCGGCCGGGCGACCAGCGCACAATCCAGCCGGTGGCCCAGCACATCTTCGACCAGCGCATCGGTGGCCCCGGTCACCAGTTCGATCATTGCATCGGGGCGGGCGGCGCGAAACCGTGCCAGCGGCCCGGGCAGCCGGCTCGCCGCCGTGCTCTCCATGGTGCCGATCCGCAGCCGCTCGGTCCCCGGCACCAGCGCCGCGCGGGCCTCTGCCACCAGCGATTGCAGGCGATGGGCATAATCCAGCAGCACCCGGCCTTCATGGGTCAGCGTCATGCGCCGGCCGTCGCGGCTGAACAGCGCCACCCCCAGATCGGCTTCCAGCTGGCGCAGCCGCGTGGTGACGTTGGACTGCACCCGATCCAGCCGCCGGGCGGCGCCGGTAACGCTGCCCTCTTCGGCAACGGTGCGGAAGATGTCGAGGGAGACGAGATCCATGGCGGACGGGATCATCTTGTTTTGAGAACGTACCGGGGCATTACGTCTCAGAACGAGATGGGCCTGTCAAGACGGGTGGGCGCAGGGCTGGTATTACAGGGGTGGTACGAAGCGTGGATCGATGGCCAGCCGTTCCTGGCCGAGAAGCGTGTACCGGCCGGCTGCGGCGCCGGCGGTGAATATCAGGTTCCAACTGTTGCGGGAGACGACGCTCGGAATCAGGATGAACGGATGAGCGGCGAGCAGTTCGTTGCCGAAGGCCTGCTGGCCTCTGGTCGGCGGCCCAGGCATAAGCCAGTTCGGATTGGGGAGATCATCCGGCTGTACGACATGGATCGAAGCCGTATCATCGATCCGAAAGGCCGTAAGCACATGCGGGACGGTATCGAGCGTGTCGAAGCCCTTGTGCACGGCGACCTCGGCGATGGCCGTTGCCGGGTCGATGGAGGCATAGACGGCACGCACACCCCGTCCGTTCCAGCGCCCGCCGACCCGGAAGGCACCTTCGCCGCTGTCCCAGGCCGGGGCATGTCGCTGGGTGTCGATTCGCCAGCCATGGATCTCACCCGTGCCCAGCCTGCCCGGCAACGGGGTCACGTATAGACCCCGTAATCCAGGCGGGTGAGCAGTGTTTCGACCAGCGTCAGCCCTTCATGCGTGCTGAGCAGGTCGATTGGCCGGCGCCGATCCAGGGCAAGAGCCGGCATCTCCAGCCAACGCTCAGCGGCTTCCTGGCTGCCAAAAACCTCCGTCGCTCGTGCCAGGATCCTGGCGAACTGCCAGGCTCGCCCGCTCTGGTCGGGGTCGAGCGGCCTTGAATCGGTCTTGCGCCGCTGGAAGGTGCGGATGCTGACCCCGAGTGCTGCCTCCAGCTGCTCTGGCCGCTTAAGGATAACCAGGGCATCGACGAGATGACCAAGGGCTTCGGCGGGGAGACCACGTCTGACAAGATCGTGGGCTTCCAGCTCCGTGGCCGGCAGATGCTTCAGCACCTTTCGGCCCCCCAGCATCTGCCCTGCCTGCTCCAGCTCTGCTGGGCGTACCATCGTTTCCGACATGGCCTGACTCCGACATGTGTCGCGCAAGACATGACATCTGCCGGCGGTGCATTCAAGTGATCACGGCAAACGCGTCAGGCCGACCCGATGCAGTTTGCCCGCCGGGACCACCAGCCGATACCGCCGGTGGTCCCGCCCGGTCAGAGTGACGTCGCCGCCCGGGCCGCCTGATCGTAGAGGCCCGACAGGGCGCGCAGGCGTTGGGCCAGATCCCCGATCTCCTGGTTGGAGAGGCCGAGGGAGTGGAGCGAGTCGATCAGGCAGCGCTCCCGCACCTCGCGATAGGTCAGGCAGGCCTGCTCGCCCGCGGGGGTGGTGGCGTAAAGCGCTTCCTTGCCCTTGCGGGCGGCCGAGACCAGCCCCGCCTTCTGCAGCTTCTTCAGGCTGTAGGCGACGGTGTGGCTGTCTTCGATGTTCAGCACGAAGCAGATATCGGCCAGCTTCTTCAGCCGGGCGCGGTGGTTGACGGTGTGCAGCACCAGCACGTCGAGCTGGCCCAGATCGCGCAGACCGGCTGCCCCCATACACCGGGTCATCCAGCGCTGGAAGCCGTGGGCGGCGATGATCAGGCCGAACTCGAACTCCGACAGTTCGGGGCTCTTGTCGGAGACCAGATGGGCGGAGTTCACGATCCCGCGCCCACCCCCCGGCCGCGCTGCGGCGGGAAGGGCGGGGTCGGGGAGGGCGGCGGCCCGGGGGGCCGCCTTGCTGGAGCCGGATGTCGTCATGGGGAGGGTCTCATCTGTCCTGGGGCGGCTCACCATAGCCGCCGCCGCCGGGCGTTTCGATCACGAACACGTCGCCGGGCGTCATCTCGACCGTGGCGCAGGCCCCGAAGTCTTCGCGGCTGCCGTCGGTACGTTCCACCCAGTTGCGGCCCGGCGCGCCATCGGCACCACCCGCAAGGCCGAAAGGCGCCACCCGGCGGCGGTTCGAGAGCAGGGAGACGGTCATCTCTTCCTCGAAGCGCAGCCGGCGGCGGGCGCCGTTGCCGCCGTGATGCCGGCCGGCCCCGCCCGAGCCCGCGCGGATCTCGAAGGCTTCCAGCACCACCGGGAAGCGCCATTCCAGCACCTCGGGATCGGTCAGGCGCGAATTGGTCATATGGGTGTGGACCGCATCGGTGCCGTCGTAATCCGGGCCGGCGCCGGAACCGCCGCAGATGGTTTCATAATACTGGTGGCGGGCATTGCCGAAGGTGAGGTTGTTCATCGTGCCCTGGGCGGCCGCCTGCACGCCGAGCGCCCCATAGATCGCATCGGTCACGACCTGAGAGGTTTCCACATTGCCGGCCACCACCGCCGCCGGGTAAAGCGGGTTCAGCATCGAGCCTTCGGGGATGCGCAGGCGGATCGGCTCGAGGCAGCCGTCATTCATCGGGATCTTGTCGTCGACCAGGGTGCGGAAACTGTAGAGCACCGCGGCCCGGCAGACGGCCGAGGGGGCGTTGAAGTTGTTGTCGCGCTGGGCCGAGGTGCCCTCGAAATCGACAACCGCCTCGCGGGCCTCGCGGTCGATGGTGATGGTCACCTTCACCACCGCGCCGTCATCCATCTCGTAGGCGAAGCTGCCGCCGTCGAGCTTCGCGATCGCGCGCCGCACCGCCTCTTCGGCATTCTTGCGGACGTGGATGGTATAGGCCTTCACGACGTCCAGACCGAACTGGCGGACCATGCGGCGGATCTCGGTCACGCCCTTCTCGCAGGCCGCGATCTGGGCCTTGAGATCGGCCATGTTCTGATCCGGATTGCGCGAGGGATAGCTGCCCGACGACAGCAGGTCGCGCATCTCCGCTTCCAGCAGCCGGCCCTGATCGACCAGGCGGATGCCGTCGATCAGCACGCCTTCCTCGTCGATATGGCGGCTGTCGGCGGGCATCGAGCCCGGGGTCTTGCCGCCGATATCGGCGTGGTGGCCGCGCGAGGCCACGAAGAACAGCGGCTCGTCGCCCGCCGCCGCATCCTCGGCGAAGACCGGGGTGATGACGGTGATATCGGGCAGATGGGTACCGCCGTTATAGGGCGCGTTCAGCACGAACACGTCGCCCGGCTTCATGGCGCTGCCATGCTTGCGGATCACCGCCCGCACGCTTTCGCCCATCGAGCCCAGATGCACCGGCATATGCGGGGCATTGGCGACCAGCGCGCCGTCGCTTTCGAAGATCGCGCAGGAGAAGTCCAGCCGCTCCTTGATGTTCACCGAATGCGCCGTGTTTTCGAGCGTGGCGCCCATCTGCTCGGCGATCGACATGAACAGGTTGTTGAAGATCTCCAGCATCACCGGATCGGCATCGGTGCCGATCGCGACCCGCTTGGGCCGGGGGATGACGCGGGTCAGGATCAGATGGCCGCGCTCGTTCAGCTCGGCCGCCCAGCCGTGTTCGACCACGGTGGTGGCGGTCGCCTCGATCACGATCGCCGGGCCCTGCACCCGGTCGCCCGGCTGCATGACCTCGCGGTCATAGACCGGCGCCTCGTGCCACTCGCCGTCGGAATAGAACCGGGTGGCGGCCATGGCGGTCAGCTTGTGGCCGGCCGGGGCGGCGGGCAGCACCGGATCCTCGGGCTGGTCGGTGGCGCCGATCGCCTCCACCTCGACCGCCTCGACCACCAGCGGCTTGCCCGACATCACGAAGCCGAAGCGCTGGCGATGGGCATCTTCGAAGCGCGCGACGATCTCGTCGGCGCTGCCATGGTCGACCGAGATGGTGCTGTCGCTGCCGCGATATTTCACATGCAGCCGGCGGGCGACGGTGATCCGCTCTTCCGGCATCGACTGGCCGGTCAGCTCGGCCGTGGTCTCGGCGGCGAGGTCGGTCAGCAGGGCGTCGAGCCCGGCGATCGTCCCGGCCGAGATTTCCTGCTCCACCGCGCGCTCGCGCATGGCCCGGATGTCGGCCAGGCCCATGCCATAGGCCGAAAGCACGCCGGCCAGCGGATGGACGAAGACCCGGGTCATGCCCAGCGCATCGGCCACCAGGCAGGCATGCTGGCCGCCGGCGCCACCGAAGCAGGCGAGCACATAGGACGAGACGTCATAGCCGCGCTGAACCGAGATCTGCTTGATGGCATTGGCCATATTGTCGACCGCGATCTTCAGGAAACCGTCGGCGATCGCCTCGGGCGCGCGGCGCTCGCCGGTCGCGGTCTCGATCCGGTCGGCCAGCGCCTCGAAAGCGGCGCGCACCGCCCCGGCATCCAGCGGCTGGTCGCCCTCGGGGCCGAAGATCCTGGGGAAGTATTCCGGCCGGACCTTGCCGACCATCACATTGCAGTCGGTCACCGCCAGCGGGCCGCCGCGGCGATAGCAGGCGGGGCCGGGATTGGCGCCGGCGCTGTCGGGGCCGACCCGGAAGCGGGCGCCGTCGAAGCCCAGGATCGAGCCGCCGCCGGCCGCCACCGTGTGGATGCGCATCATCGGCGCGCGCATGCGCACCCCGGCGACCACGGTATCGAAGGCGCGTTCATACTCGCCCGCGAAATGCATCACGTCGGTGGAGGTGCCGCCCATGTCGAAGCCGATCAGCTTGTCGAAGCCGGCCATGGCGGCGGTGCGCACCGCGCCGACCACACCACCCGCCGGGCCCGACAGGATGCTGTCCTTGCCCTGGAACAGATCGGCATCGGTGAGGCCGCCATTGGAGCGCATGAACATCAGCGGCGCGCCGCCCAGCGCGCCTGCCACCTTGTCGAC
The DNA window shown above is from Tistrella mobilis and carries:
- a CDS encoding GMC family oxidoreductase; the encoded protein is MATRLPEKEIVVIGGGLTAGLVARRLVPAGREVLVLERGPDWSGSAVGELPHQRDELRWSTYRGMTRRENVETYTLRHSPDEEALPMRQLLSFLPGFGVGGAAQHWNGQTWRFSESDYVLRQHLTERYGAKSIPDGMTIQDWGLTYRDLQPYYEEFEALFGIAGKAGNLKGVRQAGGNPFEPWRATEYPLPPLEMSEASQIFKDATGQLGYEAFPLPAANASQPYRNPDGMQLGQCQYCGHCERFTCEANAKATPASLLFPLVRSRPNFELRAGAEVIRLNTTADGTRLESVSYVDVATGQEFIQPGSLFVLCSYTLSNVRLLLLSKIGTPYDPVTRTGTVGKNYCYQVTSGLNMFFPDRYINPFMGAGALGFVIDDFNNDNFDHTGLGFHGGGYISATQTNGRPIDTRRLPPGTPRWGSAWKKANADWYLRSMSISLHGSNYANARNYMDLDPDYKDQWGRPLLRITFDFDENDALMCRFANGRMEEIAAAAGAKIVSKPGVRKSPYDTRQYQSTHNTGGTIMGADPNSSVVSPHLQSWDVENLFISGASVFPQNSGYNPTGPVGALGLRLAGDLLSYLSDPRRLG
- a CDS encoding gluconate 2-dehydrogenase subunit 3 family protein, which encodes MLPDEPQGLSRRSLLTGAGALGVGAGVVAAAPGAVLVRQAGAEEASPPATASGQAAQPDAVAGYQSLGIEEAAIVEALVAHMWPADDLSPDGVALGIAIFIDRQLAGAYGQGDRLYLSGPFRQGKPEHGYQLACTPEACLKTGLRHLAEISDRRHAAPPDRLTADQLEALLHDISETPPEPGAFDLKAWFNELFYPLFVRGAFADPIYGGNRDKQAWRMIGYPGLPATYTTDMVTWRGRRHPASDTPMSIQDFS
- a CDS encoding helix-turn-helix domain-containing protein — translated: MAQQSAEDIGKNLRAIRQLRGLSMSALAAASSVSKAMISKIERGDGGVSATTLGKLAEALEVGISDLLSKDDINSIIYLPADAQPVLHDSARGFVRRALSPIFPGRGVDVVHNELGPGGRTGPFSPHKKGIHEYIFVLAGQLSVHLNDRKIIMKTGDSLFFDADCTHEMVNDTTEAVLWLLVIDGTKYVKSIT
- a CDS encoding putative PEP-binding protein; amino-acid sequence: MATLSKIDFKELLAGISTRARRPEDILSGIRAADLEGVIFPRFADEEYTPFASGEAIHDGDHSGYLVLHRSTAQQMSEGPGDSADAPDYIYSVAEGDIDDFAAIKGAAGFFTSHPGKTTFSPVQSVSEGKSTIIAANIDYHESDEPVDLHFQTKSGGSRIVRTRKRWISTVDIDGREARIHEGDMVAMSGSRGLVFAGARVVAPSRIDTLYNLLTDAYLAAETEFGPASAWERLSDTAFFAAHREEIREIVASDEFRGFQSLIGFCHAQSPLRVYVNVHKTACVVRARLLASTLTFDGTGLSIDCNEAALGVGLLRDERMWIDPSDIDILRILFLGDDCTTKEHYDRIVRQYERRHGDRYYSIFSARPGGICVVRTLCMPFSKFLPDNFDIADFAARHGLDPAKTQSAFRRLSGEREVYHGCRGIRLFSIRPDLARLWLRTVLGALARANADGAGVKVRFLLATLTLPDEASRFIMTLEEVASSIFGSVKAAPIEGAATMLETGGAFICLESILRQRGHELGMVGGLIGSNDFTTACLNMNRSDAPRHLIPGYVEQGFFASSPFTHVQVSVVGRAMHEALQRSTRLALEMDQQFIWGLAGELTTDWHSVQWLARFLAPAGLTYLSTSPETIIAALLASAATRYQRPEVSRAA
- a CDS encoding HPP family protein is translated as MTASPRMSSSSRRSRGLKRRLKARRRLAARIFTPILPGATVRARAIGAMGALTAVAVTSLVAHWILGPGWHLPVLVAPTGASAVLLFVLPSSPMAQPWPIVGGTVISALVGIATARLVPDATLAAGLAVAAAIGMMSVLRCLHPPGGAVALSAVLGGPTITETGFAYAFVPLGLNALILVATGFLFHRLSGQHWPLRATQPASQPVGARRFTSEDIAGAVDDMGTAVDISREDLETLIRRIEARAASRLARESRTRRHHHRHRPS
- a CDS encoding LysR substrate-binding domain-containing protein encodes the protein MDLVSLDIFRTVAEEGSVTGAARRLDRVQSNVTTRLRQLEADLGVALFSRDGRRMTLTHEGRVLLDYAHRLQSLVAEARAALVPGTERLRIGTMESTAASRLPGPLARFRAARPDAMIELVTGATDALVEDVLGHRLDCALVARPPLQLATDDPLPHPELAERAVVTEELLVVGPGGADDDRPPAALAVLEPGCTYRRIAESLLVRPAAARGRVVRVQQLNSYHAVMACVAAGTASGVMPRSVFDLLKAPEGVRIQSLGPVETVLVARRDYRSAGFETLAALLAGVA
- a CDS encoding RES family NAD+ phosphorylase; this encodes MTPLPGRLGTGEIHGWRIDTQRHAPAWDSGEGAFRVGGRWNGRGVRAVYASIDPATAIAEVAVHKGFDTLDTVPHVLTAFRIDDTASIHVVQPDDLPNPNWLMPGPPTRGQQAFGNELLAAHPFILIPSVVSRNSWNLIFTAGAAAGRYTLLGQERLAIDPRFVPPL
- the parS gene encoding type II RES/Xre toxin-antitoxin system antitoxin, with protein sequence MSETMVRPAELEQAGQMLGGRKVLKHLPATELEAHDLVRRGLPAEALGHLVDALVILKRPEQLEAALGVSIRTFQRRKTDSRPLDPDQSGRAWQFARILARATEVFGSQEAAERWLEMPALALDRRRPIDLLSTHEGLTLVETLLTRLDYGVYT
- a CDS encoding winged helix DNA-binding protein, with product MTTSGSSKAAPRAAALPDPALPAAARPGGGRGIVNSAHLVSDKSPELSEFEFGLIIAAHGFQRWMTRCMGAAGLRDLGQLDVLVLHTVNHRARLKKLADICFVLNIEDSHTVAYSLKKLQKAGLVSAARKGKEALYATTPAGEQACLTYREVRERCLIDSLHSLGLSNQEIGDLAQRLRALSGLYDQAARAATSL